The window GTCCGCCCTGGAACAGGGCGTAACCATGCTGGACACCTCGGATCAGTATGGGTTCGGACATAATGAAGAACTTATCGGAAATATTTTGAAAACCTGGTCCGGCGAGGTGTTTGTGGCCACCAAATTCGGTATTGTGCGCAAGCCCGGAGAATATTCCCGGACCATCTGCGGAAGGCCTGATTATGTCCGAGAGGCATGTGAAGCCAGCCTAAAACGTCTGGGCCGGGAGACAATTGATCTTTATTATGTTCACCGCGTGGATGAAACTGTGCCCATTGAGGAGACAGTGGGGGCCATGGCCGACCTGGTCAAGGCGGGTAAAATCAGATACATCGGCCTGTCCGAACCCGGCGAAATAACCCTGCGAAGAGCCCATTGCGTACACCCCGTGGCCGCAGTCCAGTCCGAATACTCCCTGTGGACAAGGGATGTGGAAACCCAGATATTGCCGACAATGCGGGAACTTGGCGTGGCCCTTGTGCCTTACAGCCCCCTTGGCCGCGGTGGGTTGACAGGAAGATTGACCCCCCGGACCATTTCTGGGCCGGGGGATTTTCGCAGTTTTCTGCCCAGATTTTCCGAAACAAACATCCAGGCTAACCTTGCCCAAACCCGGCGTCTTCTGGATCTGGCCGCATCCAAAGGCGTTACCCCGGCCCAGGCTGCCATTGCCTGGCTGCTGACCAAAGGCGATGATATCGTGCCCATTCCCGGCACCCGTCATTTGGCATATTTAAACGAAAACCTGAAGGCCCTGGACATATCTTTGTCTCCCCAGGAAATGCTGATGCTGGACCAGGCTTTTTCCCCCGGCGTTATACAGGGCGCGCGTTACACCCCTGAAGGAATGG is drawn from uncultured Desulfobacter sp. and contains these coding sequences:
- a CDS encoding aldo/keto reductase, encoding MKKRQLGTQGPMVSSLGLGCMAMSEFYGPSDDETSKTVIQSALEQGVTMLDTSDQYGFGHNEELIGNILKTWSGEVFVATKFGIVRKPGEYSRTICGRPDYVREACEASLKRLGRETIDLYYVHRVDETVPIEETVGAMADLVKAGKIRYIGLSEPGEITLRRAHCVHPVAAVQSEYSLWTRDVETQILPTMRELGVALVPYSPLGRGGLTGRLTPRTISGPGDFRSFLPRFSETNIQANLAQTRRLLDLAASKGVTPAQAAIAWLLTKGDDIVPIPGTRHLAYLNENLKALDISLSPQEMLMLDQAFSPGVIQGARYTPEGMVGLNK